The Corallococcus exiguus genome includes a window with the following:
- a CDS encoding helix-turn-helix domain-containing protein, whose amino-acid sequence MTELSAEVRVQVARWRNLLVDAARCGALESPLDVLSHPHWEPRELQAIWWLRSESLLPVGVLATRLGGLAMPRLSRLVDRLEDGGLVRRERSVRHDRRRVRVRLTDAGRALADQLDAQVQGRMAQRLAPLQGETRSALMDVLELWVQALTIQARTAEEVAEENAELANAPDELLAASAA is encoded by the coding sequence ATGACGGAACTCTCGGCGGAGGTGCGCGTGCAGGTGGCGCGTTGGCGGAATCTCCTCGTGGACGCGGCCCGCTGCGGCGCGCTGGAGAGTCCCCTGGACGTCCTGAGCCATCCCCACTGGGAGCCTCGGGAACTCCAGGCGATCTGGTGGCTGCGCTCGGAGAGCCTGCTGCCCGTGGGCGTGCTCGCCACGCGCCTGGGGGGACTGGCCATGCCGCGCTTGAGCCGACTGGTGGACCGGCTGGAGGACGGCGGCCTCGTGCGGCGGGAGCGCTCGGTGCGGCATGATCGCCGGCGCGTGCGCGTGCGCCTCACCGACGCGGGCCGCGCGCTCGCGGATCAGCTGGATGCGCAGGTGCAGGGGCGCATGGCGCAGCGGCTGGCCCCGCTCCAGGGCGAGACGCGCAGCGCGCTGATGGATGTCCTGGAGCTCTGGGTGCAGGCCCTGACCATCCAGGCCCGCACCGCCGAGGAAGTGGCCGAGGAGAACGCCGAGCTGGCCAACGCCCCGGACGAGCTTCTAGCGGCGTCGGCCGCCTGA
- a CDS encoding exonuclease/endonuclease/phosphatase family protein codes for MRGPSFLSRVLVLSVLVLPALAQAGSYLRVVSWNLRHEGWAAEQTYLDDAKQLWNQFGANSNSNNGCDLVFLQEVMDASAATAIATNLTQVSGVSWTAVVTPLIGRSSYKEHYAVLYRTDTVSLLSSTVWTDTGDLFEREPQVVKVRHVPTGADYTFLNWHAVWGTAADRTLEAQAIDGVFASVQSASTSDQDVILVGDHNMACTHASWSQLKGLSPAVTCKLDVATTMNTSGGYANAYDHFWMQDTYVTEFSSTGRDYIANPLDYVTRLSDHAPVWLSLYSNSDTD; via the coding sequence ATGAGAGGGCCGTCCTTCTTGTCGCGCGTCCTGGTGTTGTCCGTGCTGGTGCTCCCTGCGTTGGCGCAGGCGGGCTCGTATCTCCGGGTGGTGAGCTGGAACCTCCGCCACGAGGGATGGGCGGCCGAGCAGACCTACCTGGATGACGCGAAGCAGCTGTGGAACCAGTTCGGTGCGAACAGCAACTCGAACAATGGCTGTGACCTGGTGTTCCTCCAGGAGGTGATGGACGCGTCCGCGGCGACGGCCATCGCGACGAACCTGACGCAGGTCTCCGGGGTGTCGTGGACGGCGGTGGTGACGCCGCTCATCGGCCGGTCGTCCTACAAGGAGCACTACGCGGTGCTGTACCGGACGGACACGGTGTCGCTCTTGTCCTCCACGGTGTGGACGGACACGGGGGACCTGTTCGAGCGCGAGCCGCAGGTGGTGAAGGTGCGCCACGTGCCCACGGGCGCTGACTACACCTTCCTCAACTGGCACGCGGTGTGGGGCACGGCGGCGGACCGCACGCTGGAGGCGCAGGCCATCGACGGCGTGTTCGCGTCCGTGCAGTCGGCCAGCACCTCGGACCAGGACGTCATCCTCGTGGGCGACCACAACATGGCCTGCACCCACGCGTCCTGGAGCCAGCTGAAGGGCTTGTCGCCCGCGGTGACGTGCAAGCTGGACGTGGCCACCACCATGAACACGTCCGGTGGCTACGCCAACGCGTACGACCACTTCTGGATGCAGGACACGTACGTGACGGAGTTCTCCAGCACGGGCCGCGACTACATCGCGAACCCGCTGGACTACGTCACCCGGCTGTCGGACCACGCGCCGGTGTGGCTGTCCCTGTACTCCAACAGCGACACGGACTGA
- a CDS encoding EcsC family protein, producing MAFYDGVTERLGFMKKLTPAELKKLGSLRLSDLIQGEIGRARVRVAALEKRYPSATTKELAQRLVDEKKSLASMVGGVSGVFGLISLPADLTFMAYLQLVLLTDVATLYKANLKTDRARGEMLDLFGYANGLGPLHRSGPKVLGKLAALLLAKGGMTTLGRAMPLVAAPITAYLNNQHIQMVGEQAVRFYEGFDKAHAKARSAKRKAASGE from the coding sequence ATGGCCTTCTACGACGGCGTGACAGAGCGGCTGGGCTTCATGAAGAAGCTGACCCCCGCGGAGCTGAAGAAGCTGGGGTCGCTGCGCCTGTCGGACCTCATCCAGGGGGAGATCGGCCGGGCGCGAGTGCGCGTGGCGGCGCTGGAGAAGCGCTACCCGTCCGCGACGACCAAGGAGCTGGCGCAGCGGCTGGTGGACGAGAAGAAGAGCCTCGCGAGCATGGTCGGCGGAGTGAGCGGCGTGTTCGGGCTCATCTCGCTGCCGGCGGACCTGACGTTCATGGCCTACCTGCAGCTCGTCCTGCTCACGGACGTGGCCACGCTCTACAAGGCGAACCTCAAGACGGACCGGGCGCGCGGGGAGATGTTGGACCTGTTCGGCTACGCCAACGGGCTGGGGCCGCTGCACCGCTCCGGGCCGAAGGTGCTGGGGAAGCTGGCGGCGCTGCTGCTCGCGAAGGGCGGCATGACGACGCTGGGCCGCGCGATGCCGCTCGTCGCCGCGCCCATCACCGCGTACCTCAACAACCAGCACATCCAGATGGTGGGTGAGCAGGCCGTGCGGTTCTACGAGGGCTTCGACAAGGCGCACGCGAAGGCACGTAGCGCGAAGCGCAAGGCGGCGAGTGGCGAGTAG
- the panD gene encoding aspartate 1-decarboxylase yields MRRILFKSKIHRATVTQADLDYEGSVTIDRDLLKAADILPFEKVAVWNVTRGTRLETYALEGESGSGVICINGAAAHLNQPGDLVILATFAEVEEAEAAHWKPTVVFVDGKNRAVPGVTEEIPGPARRIA; encoded by the coding sequence ATGCGCCGCATCCTCTTCAAGTCCAAGATCCACCGCGCGACGGTGACCCAGGCCGACCTCGACTACGAGGGTTCGGTAACCATCGACCGAGATTTGCTGAAGGCGGCGGACATCCTCCCCTTCGAGAAGGTCGCGGTGTGGAACGTCACGCGCGGCACCCGGCTGGAGACGTACGCCCTGGAGGGCGAGTCCGGCAGCGGTGTCATCTGCATCAACGGCGCGGCCGCGCACCTGAACCAGCCGGGCGACCTGGTCATCCTGGCCACCTTCGCGGAGGTCGAGGAGGCGGAGGCCGCCCACTGGAAGCCCACGGTCGTCTTCGTGGACGGAAAGAACCGGGCGGTTCCCGGCGTCACCGAGGAAATCCCCGGGCCCGCGCGCCGTATCGCGTAG
- a CDS encoding LEA type 2 family protein, giving the protein MPMKKRAFLVLFALSLTTLSGCAALQSLLNGAFKKPTLKFKTARLANASLSDATVDLVYELDNPNSLGLKLASVDYAFFVEGKQLVAGKPKEGLNLKSNGKSQIVFPANVKFADIAPVVTTFLDKDVAAFKAQGSLGIQTPLGVLKFPLEKEGTFPVPKIPQVQFQAPRITNVTLSGATVEFPLAITNRNAFPLPVAGITGALKVAGANVGNLSTGNLGMLDGSGTKQVTLPLTINFASAASAAMALRSGGNAQVSLTGNLTSDAQSVPLNLSQLVNFTK; this is encoded by the coding sequence ATGCCCATGAAGAAACGCGCGTTCCTGGTCCTCTTCGCCCTGTCGCTCACCACGCTCTCCGGCTGCGCAGCGCTGCAGAGCCTGCTCAACGGTGCCTTCAAGAAGCCCACGCTGAAGTTCAAGACAGCCCGGCTGGCGAACGCCTCCCTGTCCGACGCCACGGTGGACCTGGTGTACGAGTTGGACAACCCCAACAGCCTGGGCCTGAAGCTGGCGTCGGTGGACTACGCCTTCTTCGTGGAGGGCAAGCAGCTGGTGGCCGGCAAGCCGAAGGAGGGCTTGAACCTCAAGTCCAACGGCAAGAGCCAGATTGTCTTCCCCGCCAACGTGAAGTTCGCGGACATCGCGCCGGTGGTGACCACGTTCCTGGACAAGGACGTGGCGGCCTTCAAGGCGCAGGGCTCGCTGGGCATCCAGACGCCGCTGGGCGTGCTGAAGTTCCCCCTGGAGAAGGAGGGCACGTTCCCCGTCCCCAAGATTCCCCAGGTGCAGTTCCAGGCGCCGCGCATCACCAACGTCACGCTGAGCGGGGCCACGGTGGAGTTCCCCCTGGCCATCACCAACCGCAACGCCTTCCCCCTGCCGGTGGCGGGCATCACCGGTGCGCTCAAGGTGGCGGGCGCCAACGTGGGCAACCTCTCCACGGGCAACCTGGGCATGCTGGACGGAAGTGGGACGAAGCAGGTGACCCTGCCACTCACCATCAACTTCGCGAGCGCCGCTTCCGCGGCCATGGCGCTGCGCTCGGGTGGTAACGCGCAGGTGAGCCTGACGGGCAACCTGACGTCGGACGCGCAGTCCGTGCCCCTGAACCTGAGTCAGCTCGTGAATTTCACGAAGTAA
- a CDS encoding carboxypeptidase regulatory-like domain-containing protein gives MRLKRVLGGMLVVVLVGVGLWMLLRPEPASPLAPPSAPVSTWVEDAGVLEAAHPVEAAAASDAGLWLTATLEGAHPFAGEARVGAAFIIEGDEGWWEEEKRQKAISLVGPSSLEDLANVREWMTAPATASSQGGVVGPVAVPPAPRYQVVAFEPDGTFWWADFVPGALPKTGTLNAGVLRANRPTGVSIRLDGARNMEGAFSVRIERDVDPHDAERASALQPMLALVNPDLGWALVNGSPVPLSPDADTRLAPLPPDRGVRLWLRAPSGREGGPVEVRLREGTVTPVTLDVARLFPEGLSRAVTLRGRVLLGNTSRSGGRMVSWPGGEEPVDADGRFTIPDVPAWRATRFNVYRGLKEEGRPAAPSMWDFDFTPTEEMRGVVDVEWRVPLYRWLVVRMDGFTRAQLKERVVPPYPVYLLERRDAQGLWSAVPSREFVPEEDGMAVSLLEPGTYRVQVASAPYASRPSSVAQMGADDTSVDVRLSPAPSAGASCEVHVTHQGRPVAGALVMVGGKYRSMPPMRGETDSAGHWRLGAVTSDVLPMFVQGAGNEWEGDGAEACLRSGVVEVRL, from the coding sequence ATGCGCTTGAAGCGGGTCCTGGGCGGGATGTTGGTGGTGGTGCTCGTGGGCGTGGGCTTGTGGATGCTGTTGCGTCCCGAGCCCGCGTCACCGCTGGCGCCGCCATCAGCTCCTGTGTCCACGTGGGTCGAGGACGCTGGTGTGCTGGAGGCGGCTCATCCAGTGGAGGCCGCGGCGGCCTCGGACGCGGGCCTGTGGCTGACGGCGACGCTGGAGGGGGCGCATCCGTTCGCGGGTGAGGCGCGCGTGGGCGCGGCGTTCATCATTGAAGGGGATGAGGGGTGGTGGGAGGAGGAGAAGCGGCAGAAGGCAATCAGCCTCGTGGGCCCTTCGAGCCTGGAGGACCTGGCCAACGTGCGTGAGTGGATGACTGCGCCGGCCACCGCTTCGTCGCAGGGAGGCGTGGTGGGGCCCGTCGCCGTGCCGCCCGCGCCGCGCTACCAGGTGGTCGCGTTCGAACCGGACGGGACCTTCTGGTGGGCGGACTTCGTGCCGGGCGCGTTGCCGAAGACGGGCACGTTGAACGCGGGCGTGCTGCGAGCGAACCGGCCCACGGGCGTGAGCATCCGGTTGGACGGTGCCCGGAACATGGAGGGGGCGTTCTCCGTGCGCATCGAACGCGACGTGGATCCCCACGACGCCGAGCGGGCCAGCGCCCTTCAGCCCATGCTGGCGCTGGTGAACCCGGACCTGGGCTGGGCGCTCGTGAATGGCTCGCCGGTGCCACTGAGCCCGGACGCGGACACGCGCCTGGCGCCGCTGCCTCCGGACCGCGGGGTGAGGCTGTGGTTGCGCGCGCCCTCGGGGCGGGAGGGTGGCCCGGTCGAGGTGCGCCTGCGGGAAGGCACCGTGACCCCGGTGACGCTGGACGTGGCGCGGCTGTTCCCCGAAGGCCTGAGTCGCGCGGTGACCCTTCGCGGACGGGTCCTGCTGGGGAACACGTCCCGGTCCGGTGGGCGGATGGTGAGCTGGCCGGGCGGAGAGGAGCCGGTGGACGCGGACGGGCGCTTCACGATCCCCGACGTGCCGGCATGGCGAGCGACGCGCTTCAACGTCTATCGGGGACTGAAGGAGGAAGGCCGTCCGGCGGCGCCTTCGATGTGGGACTTCGACTTCACGCCAACGGAGGAGATGCGGGGCGTGGTGGACGTCGAGTGGCGCGTGCCGTTGTACCGGTGGTTGGTCGTTAGGATGGATGGCTTCACGCGAGCGCAGTTGAAGGAGCGCGTGGTGCCGCCCTATCCGGTGTACCTGCTGGAGCGTCGCGACGCGCAGGGCCTGTGGAGCGCGGTGCCTTCGCGGGAGTTTGTTCCGGAGGAGGACGGCATGGCGGTGTCCCTGCTGGAGCCCGGGACCTACCGCGTCCAGGTCGCGTCAGCGCCCTATGCGTCACGGCCCAGCAGCGTGGCGCAGATGGGCGCGGACGACACGAGCGTGGACGTGCGGCTGTCGCCAGCGCCTTCCGCCGGCGCGTCCTGTGAGGTTCACGTCACCCATCAAGGACGTCCCGTGGCGGGAGCCCTGGTGATGGTGGGCGGAAAGTATCGCTCGATGCCTCCCATGCGCGGAGAGACGGACAGCGCGGGGCACTGGCGGTTGGGCGCCGTGACCTCGGACGTGCTGCCGATGTTCGTGCAGGGCGCCGGGAATGAATGGGAGGGCGACGGAGCGGAAGCCTGCCTCCGCTCGGGCGTCGTGGAGGTGCGGCTGTAG